In Streptomyces canus, one DNA window encodes the following:
- a CDS encoding class I SAM-dependent methyltransferase, with the protein MRKTAIKQSGKIPAQPGPREVASVRPGVPSDAESVIPGAGPSTHPGERPTVRLRDAGPDDAPRYAPEWLELREGPDAAARAGDLIDPLRIRLANLPGKAGLVIHDLGCGTGSMGRWLAPRLDGPQHWILHDRDPYLLHFAAVASPRSAADGSRVTVETRRGDVGLLTPDALAGASLVTASALLDVLTREEIETLATACTGAGCPALLTLSVAGRVELTPSDPLDDEIADAFNAHQRRGGLLGPDAVTVACEAFSERGATVRLHPSAWRLGPAESALTAQWLRGWVGAAVEERPELKEPAERYLRDRLEACRAGELKVVVHHSDLLALCRPTGGAS; encoded by the coding sequence ATGAGGAAGACGGCGATCAAGCAGAGCGGGAAGATCCCGGCACAGCCGGGGCCGCGAGAGGTGGCGTCGGTGAGGCCCGGAGTTCCTTCCGACGCGGAATCGGTCATCCCCGGGGCCGGTCCCAGCACCCACCCCGGCGAGCGTCCCACCGTACGGCTCAGGGACGCGGGTCCCGACGACGCTCCGCGTTATGCCCCCGAGTGGCTCGAGCTTCGGGAGGGGCCCGATGCGGCCGCGCGGGCGGGCGATCTGATCGACCCGCTGCGGATCCGCCTGGCGAACCTACCGGGCAAGGCCGGCCTCGTCATCCACGACCTGGGCTGCGGTACCGGCTCGATGGGCCGCTGGCTGGCGCCCCGCCTGGACGGCCCCCAGCACTGGATCCTGCACGACCGGGACCCCTACCTCCTGCACTTCGCGGCGGTCGCCTCCCCGCGCTCCGCCGCCGACGGCAGCCGGGTCACCGTCGAGACCCGCCGCGGCGACGTCGGCCTGCTCACCCCGGACGCCCTCGCAGGTGCCTCCCTGGTGACGGCCTCCGCGCTCCTCGACGTCCTCACCCGCGAGGAGATCGAGACCCTCGCCACGGCCTGCACGGGCGCCGGCTGCCCGGCCCTGCTCACCCTGTCCGTGGCGGGCCGCGTCGAACTCACCCCGTCCGACCCGCTGGACGACGAGATCGCCGACGCGTTCAACGCCCACCAGCGGCGCGGCGGACTGCTCGGCCCGGACGCCGTCACCGTCGCCTGCGAGGCGTTCTCCGAACGGGGCGCGACGGTACGGCTGCACCCGAGCGCCTGGCGCCTCGGACCCGCCGAGTCCGCGCTCACCGCCCAGTGGCTGCGCGGCTGGGTCGGCGCGGCCGTCGAGGAGCGCCCCGAGCTGAAGGAGCCCGCCGAGCGCTACCTCCGGGACCGCCTGGAGGCCTGCCGCGCGGGCGAGTTGAAGGTCGTCGTCCACCACAGCGACCTGCTGGCGCTGTGCCGGCCGACGGGCGGAGCGTCATGA
- a CDS encoding serine hydrolase domain-containing protein yields MAQLRQEVDPAEVGLDGKALDRLDQHFAHYVDEGRMPGFLVSVARGGRVAHLTTHGHRDLAAGLPVEPDTLWRIYSMTKPVTSVAALLLVEEGRLSLDDPVAEYLPAFAEPRVYVDGSGESLTTRPADGPILVRHLMTHTAGLTFAFYHCHPVDALYREAGLESSVLPGSDLAETVAVYASLPLQFEPGTQWNYSVASNVLGRVIEIASGQTLDAFLAERVLGPLGMTDAGFWVPDEQTDRLSELYGEKDDGTIEPVPGLPLRGRPRLLSGSGGMVASAHDVHRFAELLRRRGELDGTRLLSAETVDLMTANHLPGGADLRAFGAKPAHDEPGNDGVGFGLGVSVVTDPARTLAPSGLGSYGWSGAASTTFWVDPGRDLTVQFFTQVRPKTLKLFPDLKRLVHEAVVD; encoded by the coding sequence ATGGCACAGCTTCGGCAAGAGGTCGATCCCGCTGAGGTGGGGCTGGACGGCAAGGCGCTGGACCGCCTCGACCAGCATTTCGCCCACTACGTCGACGAGGGCCGGATGCCCGGCTTCCTGGTGTCGGTCGCCCGAGGCGGACGCGTCGCCCACCTCACCACGCACGGCCACCGTGACCTCGCGGCCGGCCTGCCGGTCGAGCCCGACACCCTGTGGCGGATCTACTCGATGACCAAACCGGTCACCTCGGTGGCCGCCCTCCTGCTGGTCGAGGAAGGACGGCTGTCGCTGGACGACCCGGTCGCCGAGTATCTGCCGGCGTTCGCGGAGCCCCGGGTCTACGTGGACGGTTCCGGCGAAAGCCTCACCACGCGCCCCGCCGACGGTCCGATCCTGGTCCGGCATCTGATGACCCACACCGCCGGTCTGACCTTCGCCTTCTACCACTGTCACCCGGTCGACGCCCTCTACCGCGAGGCCGGTCTGGAGTCGTCCGTGCTGCCGGGCTCCGACCTCGCCGAGACCGTCGCCGTGTACGCGAGCCTGCCGCTGCAGTTCGAGCCGGGCACGCAGTGGAACTACTCGGTCGCCTCCAACGTCCTGGGCCGGGTCATCGAGATCGCGTCCGGCCAGACCCTCGACGCCTTCCTCGCCGAGCGCGTCCTCGGGCCGCTCGGGATGACCGACGCCGGCTTCTGGGTGCCGGACGAACAGACGGACAGGCTCTCGGAGTTGTACGGCGAGAAGGACGACGGCACGATCGAGCCGGTCCCCGGACTGCCGCTGCGGGGCCGCCCCCGCCTGCTGTCCGGCAGCGGTGGCATGGTGGCGTCCGCGCACGACGTGCACCGCTTCGCGGAGCTGCTGCGCCGCCGCGGCGAACTGGACGGCACCCGTCTGCTGTCCGCCGAGACGGTGGACCTGATGACCGCCAACCACCTCCCGGGCGGCGCCGACCTGCGCGCCTTCGGCGCCAAACCCGCCCACGACGAGCCCGGCAACGACGGCGTCGGCTTCGGCCTCGGCGTCTCCGTGGTGACCGACCCGGCCCGCACCCTGGCCCCTTCCGGCCTCGGCTCCTACGGCTGGAGCGGGGCGGCGTCCACGACCTTCTGGGTCGACCCGGGCCGCGATCTGACCGTGCAGTTCTTCACCCAGGTGCGGCCCAAAACGCTGAAGCTGTTTCCCGACCTCAAGCGGCTGGTCCACGAGGCGGTCGTGGACTAG
- a CDS encoding VOC family protein, producing the protein MPVNGRSHIRIARPSRDLAAAERFWVEGLGLGVVWRAEGGPEPGEHDLLMLGWPDAGWHLELVHEQGRPVEPRPTEEDLLVIYVDGPVPEDLVARLEARGGKRVSSPNPYWNEWGVTVEDPDGYRLVLCTRGWSNA; encoded by the coding sequence ATGCCGGTCAACGGCCGCAGCCACATCCGCATCGCCCGCCCGTCCCGGGACCTGGCCGCCGCCGAGCGGTTCTGGGTCGAGGGGCTCGGCCTCGGTGTCGTGTGGCGTGCCGAGGGCGGTCCCGAACCCGGCGAGCACGACCTGCTGATGCTCGGGTGGCCGGACGCCGGCTGGCACCTGGAACTCGTCCACGAGCAGGGCCGTCCGGTCGAACCCCGCCCCACCGAGGAGGACCTGTTGGTGATCTACGTCGACGGGCCCGTACCGGAGGACCTCGTGGCCCGCCTCGAGGCCCGCGGCGGCAAACGGGTGTCGTCGCCGAACCCGTACTGGAACGAGTGGGGCGTCACGGTGGAGGACCCGGACGGGTACCGGCTGGTGCTGTGCACGCGGGGCTGGTCGAACGCGTAG
- a CDS encoding saccharopine dehydrogenase family protein, with protein MSDLVPATGTVHWIGAGLSTGSGLAELCDTADRVRLWHRTEERAAEALAALGLTGRAEPRAYTLSALAAALAPGDVVVSMLPAPEHAGILAACVREKAHFACSSYVSDAVLEHVPEAQKAGIVVLTEAGLDPGIDHLFAHSLVARARGVIGDATPASYALTSYCGGVPAVPNDFRYRFSWAPAGVLNALRSPARYLDNGTPTIADRPWEATRRHVVDGETFEVYPNRDSVPFVEQYGLPAAWTPRTFVRGTLRLDGWLRAWEPVFEELRTGDDTRIAALAQELAARYPTTDADRDRVVLAVSLDVRAHDGRTWSGGYLLDLVGDEQDSAMARCVSRTLALGIGHILDGSLPAGLNRAAETAARSEQWLGELARDGVHFTLRVDH; from the coding sequence GTGTCTGACCTGGTTCCCGCGACCGGCACCGTCCACTGGATCGGCGCCGGGCTCTCCACCGGTAGCGGCCTGGCCGAGCTGTGCGACACCGCCGACCGGGTCCGCCTGTGGCACCGCACCGAGGAGCGTGCCGCCGAGGCCCTCGCGGCACTGGGGCTCACCGGACGGGCCGAGCCGCGCGCCTACACGCTGTCCGCGCTCGCGGCCGCGCTGGCGCCGGGGGACGTCGTCGTGTCGATGCTGCCCGCGCCCGAACACGCCGGGATCCTCGCCGCCTGCGTACGCGAAAAGGCCCACTTCGCCTGCTCCAGCTATGTGTCCGACGCCGTCCTCGAACACGTGCCGGAGGCGCAGAAGGCCGGGATCGTCGTCCTCACAGAGGCGGGCCTCGACCCGGGCATCGACCACCTCTTCGCGCACAGCCTGGTCGCCCGGGCCCGCGGTGTGATCGGTGACGCGACACCGGCGTCGTACGCCCTCACCTCCTACTGCGGAGGTGTCCCCGCCGTCCCGAACGACTTCAGGTACCGCTTCAGCTGGGCCCCCGCCGGAGTCCTGAACGCCTTGCGCTCGCCCGCCCGTTACCTCGACAACGGCACCCCGACCATCGCCGACCGCCCCTGGGAGGCGACCCGGCGCCATGTCGTGGACGGCGAGACCTTCGAGGTCTACCCCAACCGCGACAGCGTCCCCTTCGTCGAGCAGTACGGACTGCCGGCCGCCTGGACACCGCGGACCTTCGTGCGCGGGACCCTGCGGCTGGACGGCTGGCTGCGCGCCTGGGAGCCGGTCTTCGAGGAGCTGAGGACCGGCGACGACACCCGGATCGCCGCCCTGGCCCAGGAACTGGCGGCCAGGTACCCGACGACGGACGCCGACCGCGACCGGGTCGTCCTCGCCGTCTCCCTCGACGTACGCGCGCACGACGGCCGCACCTGGTCCGGCGGCTACCTCCTCGACCTGGTGGGCGACGAGCAGGACAGCGCCATGGCCCGCTGTGTCTCCCGCACCCTCGCCCTCGGCATCGGTCACATCCTGGACGGCTCCCTCCCGGCAGGTCTGAACCGGGCGGCGGAGACGGCGGCCCGGTCCGAGCAGTGGCTGGGCGAACTCGCCCGCGACGGCGTCCACTTCACGCTCCGGGTCGATCACTAG
- a CDS encoding creatininase family protein has product MSGSGIRSAAYGLVPTDTTEDVRTRGAGVSTQVAVLPVGSFEQHGAYLPLATDTLVACAVAREIAAAYPVHLLPPVTISCSHEHAAWPGTVSISSVTLHAVVRDIAASLRRSGVEALVVVNGHGGNYVLGNVVQEASARGERMALFPAAEDWEAARLEAGVVTSLLTDMHAGEIETSILLHTDPECVRSGYETSDFVADDRRHLLTLGMSGYTDSGVIGRPSLGSAEKGKALLESLAASFGAYFSTLTGE; this is encoded by the coding sequence ATGAGCGGTTCGGGAATACGGTCGGCGGCGTACGGTCTGGTGCCGACGGACACTACGGAAGACGTACGGACGCGGGGGGCGGGCGTCTCAACGCAGGTCGCCGTCCTTCCGGTCGGAAGCTTCGAACAACACGGTGCGTACCTTCCCCTGGCGACCGACACGCTCGTCGCCTGTGCCGTCGCGCGGGAGATCGCCGCGGCGTACCCGGTGCACCTCCTCCCCCCGGTGACGATCTCCTGCTCGCACGAGCACGCGGCCTGGCCGGGGACCGTCAGCATCTCCTCCGTCACCCTTCATGCGGTGGTACGGGACATCGCTGCCTCGCTGCGCCGCTCGGGCGTCGAGGCGCTGGTCGTGGTCAACGGACACGGCGGCAACTACGTGCTGGGCAATGTCGTCCAGGAGGCCTCCGCTCGCGGGGAGCGGATGGCGCTCTTCCCGGCAGCGGAGGACTGGGAGGCCGCCCGTCTGGAGGCCGGGGTGGTCACCTCGCTGCTCACCGACATGCACGCGGGGGAAATCGAGACCTCCATTCTTCTGCACACCGATCCGGAATGTGTCCGATCCGGTTACGAGACCTCCGATTTCGTCGCGGACGACCGTCGTCATCTCCTCACCCTCGGTATGTCCGGTTACACCGATTCCGGTGTCATCGGGCGCCCTTCACTGGGCTCGGCGGAAAAGGGCAAAGCCTTGCTGGAGAGCCTCGCGGCGTCCTTCGGTGCGTATTTCTCGACGCTCACCGGGGAGTAG
- a CDS encoding NAD(P)/FAD-dependent oxidoreductase — protein sequence MSTDTADVVVIGGGVMGTSIARHLARAGVRDVVLVERDDLASGSTSKAAGGVRAQFSDELNIRLGARSLEAFGRFEEETGQDIGLHRVGYLFLLSSPEEVTSFEESVRLQNSLGVPSRMTDPAEARRLSPLITTDGLLAAAFSPEDGHCTPESVVYGYAADARRHGATILRHTQVTGIDLRGDDITGVVTSRGRIATDTVICAAGAWSRAVGAMVGVDLPVEPLRRQIAVTEPVEGLPPDLPMTIDFTSSLYFHAEGPGLLLGMSDPDETPGFDTATHDRWIPRLAEAMTHRAPALLDLRRTGGWAGLYELTPDHNALIGEATSVSRFLYATGFSGHGFLQGPAVGEVVRDLYLGRVPFVDISPLSAGRFAADAPRPEANRV from the coding sequence GTGAGCACGGACACGGCCGACGTCGTCGTGATCGGCGGCGGAGTCATGGGCACGAGCATCGCCCGCCACCTGGCGCGCGCGGGCGTACGGGACGTGGTGCTCGTCGAGCGCGACGACCTCGCCTCCGGCTCCACCTCGAAGGCCGCGGGCGGGGTGCGGGCGCAGTTCTCCGACGAGCTCAACATCCGGCTCGGGGCGCGCAGCCTGGAGGCGTTCGGCCGCTTCGAGGAGGAGACGGGGCAGGACATCGGGCTGCACCGGGTCGGCTATCTGTTCCTCCTGTCGAGCCCGGAGGAGGTCACCTCTTTCGAGGAGAGCGTGCGCCTCCAGAACTCCCTCGGCGTCCCGAGCCGCATGACCGACCCGGCCGAGGCGCGCCGGCTGTCCCCCCTCATCACCACCGACGGCCTGCTCGCCGCCGCCTTCTCACCCGAGGACGGCCACTGCACCCCCGAGTCCGTCGTGTACGGCTACGCCGCCGACGCCCGCCGCCACGGTGCGACGATCCTGCGGCACACCCAGGTCACCGGCATCGACCTGCGCGGCGACGACATCACGGGCGTCGTGACGAGCAGGGGCCGGATCGCCACCGACACGGTGATCTGCGCGGCCGGCGCCTGGTCGCGGGCCGTCGGCGCGATGGTCGGCGTGGACCTGCCGGTCGAGCCGCTGCGCCGCCAGATCGCGGTCACCGAACCGGTCGAGGGGCTGCCGCCCGACCTCCCCATGACCATCGACTTCACCAGCAGCCTCTACTTCCACGCCGAGGGCCCCGGCCTCCTCCTCGGCATGTCCGACCCCGACGAGACACCCGGCTTCGACACCGCCACCCACGACCGCTGGATCCCCCGCCTCGCCGAGGCCATGACTCATCGCGCCCCCGCCCTCCTCGACCTGCGCCGCACCGGCGGCTGGGCCGGCCTGTACGAGCTCACCCCGGACCACAACGCCCTGATCGGCGAGGCCACTTCGGTGTCCCGCTTCCTGTACGCGACCGGCTTCTCCGGCCACGGTTTCCTCCAGGGACCGGCCGTCGGCGAGGTCGTCCGCGACCTGTACCTCGGCCGCGTACCCTTCGTGGACATCAGCCCGCTCAGCGCCGGCCGGTTCGCGGCCGACGCCCCGCGCCCGGAGGCCAACCGCGTATGA
- a CDS encoding saccharopine dehydrogenase, protein MTELHLWLRHEVRSTERRTPVVPSDARRLVDGGVTLTVEESPQRIFPIEEYEAAGCGVAPAGSWASRAPLDAVVVGLKELPDEPAALPHRHVFFGHAYKEQPGAPELLRRFAAGGGALLDLEYLVDDHGRRLAAFGYWAGYLGAALAVLQHRGRLSAPLTPTSQEELTEALRPVAGDEEFRALVIGALGRSGRGARVALRAAGVEPACWDLEETRNLDRPALLAHDLLVNCVLATTPVPPFVREADLDDPTRRLRTLSDVTCDVGSPLNVLPVYDRVTEWAEPVRRLHKEPPLDLIAIDNLPSLLPEESSVDFSAALLPLLPAFGVGGPWGRCLDRLHQACRELGIDEGEFRRV, encoded by the coding sequence ATGACCGAGCTCCATCTGTGGCTGCGCCACGAGGTCCGTTCCACCGAGCGACGCACGCCCGTCGTGCCGTCCGACGCCCGGCGGCTCGTCGACGGCGGGGTGACGCTGACCGTCGAGGAGTCCCCGCAACGGATCTTCCCGATCGAGGAGTACGAGGCGGCCGGCTGCGGAGTCGCGCCCGCCGGTTCGTGGGCGTCCCGGGCGCCGCTGGATGCCGTGGTCGTAGGCCTGAAGGAACTCCCCGACGAGCCCGCCGCCCTGCCGCACCGGCACGTCTTCTTCGGGCACGCCTACAAGGAGCAGCCGGGCGCCCCGGAACTGCTGCGCCGGTTCGCCGCCGGGGGAGGGGCGCTCCTCGACCTGGAGTACCTGGTCGACGACCACGGCCGCAGGCTCGCCGCCTTCGGCTACTGGGCCGGCTACCTGGGTGCGGCCCTGGCCGTGCTCCAGCACCGGGGCAGGCTGTCCGCGCCCCTCACACCCACCTCGCAGGAGGAGCTGACGGAGGCCCTGCGGCCCGTCGCCGGGGACGAGGAGTTCAGGGCGCTGGTGATCGGGGCCCTGGGCCGCAGCGGCCGGGGCGCACGCGTCGCGCTCCGGGCCGCCGGGGTCGAACCGGCCTGCTGGGACCTCGAGGAGACCCGCAACCTGGACCGCCCCGCCCTGCTCGCCCACGACCTGCTCGTGAACTGCGTCCTCGCCACCACTCCCGTCCCGCCCTTCGTCCGTGAGGCGGACCTGGACGACCCGACCCGCCGGTTGCGCACCCTCTCCGACGTCACCTGCGACGTGGGATCACCCCTGAACGTCCTGCCGGTCTACGACCGCGTCACCGAGTGGGCCGAGCCCGTCCGCCGGCTGCACAAGGAGCCCCCGCTCGACCTGATCGCCATCGACAACCTGCCGTCCCTGCTCCCGGAGGAGTCCAGCGTCGACTTCTCGGCGGCCCTGCTGCCCCTGCTGCCGGCGTTCGGGGTCGGCGGCCCCTGGGGGCGCTGTCTGGACCGGCTCCATCAGGCGTGCCGTGAACTCGGCATCGACGAAGGGGAGTTCCGCCGTGTCTGA
- a CDS encoding PPOX class F420-dependent oxidoreductase, with the protein MTQDATQDALLRLLSEGHGGVLVTLKRDGRPQLSNVSHAYYPDERIIRVSLTDDRAKTRNLRRDPRASYHVTTSDRWAYTVAEGTADLTPVANDPHDDTVEELVRLYRDVQGEHPDWDDYRAAMVRDRRLVLRLRVERAYGIAARTDRG; encoded by the coding sequence ATGACTCAGGACGCGACGCAGGACGCACTGCTCCGGCTGCTTTCCGAGGGCCACGGCGGGGTGCTGGTCACCCTCAAGCGCGACGGCCGGCCCCAGCTGTCGAACGTCAGCCACGCCTACTACCCCGACGAGCGGATCATCCGGGTCTCCCTCACCGACGACCGCGCCAAGACCCGCAACCTGCGCCGGGACCCCCGCGCCTCGTACCACGTGACGACGTCGGACCGATGGGCGTACACGGTCGCCGAGGGCACGGCCGACCTCACTCCCGTGGCGAACGACCCGCACGACGACACGGTCGAGGAACTCGTCCGCCTGTACCGGGACGTCCAGGGCGAGCACCCCGACTGGGACGACTACCGCGCGGCGATGGTCCGTGACCGGCGGCTGGTGCTGCGGTTGCGGGTGGAGCGGGCGTACGGGATTGCGGCCCGGACGGACCGCGGCTGA
- the ribA gene encoding GTP cyclohydrolase II, whose amino-acid sequence MTDKVGVLGKKAPQRTGVERVVNAPLPTVYGKFQAVGYLDHDRGDEQVALVYGDIGSDDVLVRLHSECLTGDAFGSQHCECGDQLDAALRAVVKEGSGIVVYLRGHEGRGIGLLAKLRAMALQAEGLDTVEANLALGLPVDSRDYGVAAGIFHDLGVNSVRLMSNNPRKREALLRHGIKVAETVPLLITPCESNITYLRTKRERLDHVLPHLDAVAHLS is encoded by the coding sequence ATGACAGATAAAGTTGGCGTCCTCGGCAAGAAGGCACCACAGCGCACCGGCGTGGAACGCGTGGTGAATGCCCCGCTGCCCACCGTGTACGGGAAATTCCAGGCGGTCGGATACCTCGATCACGACCGCGGTGACGAACAGGTCGCCCTGGTCTACGGTGACATCGGCTCGGACGACGTCCTCGTCCGGTTGCATTCGGAATGCCTGACCGGTGACGCGTTCGGCTCCCAGCACTGCGAGTGCGGCGACCAGCTGGATGCCGCGCTGCGGGCCGTGGTCAAGGAGGGCAGCGGCATCGTCGTCTACCTGCGGGGCCACGAGGGCCGGGGCATCGGACTGCTCGCCAAGCTGCGGGCGATGGCGCTCCAGGCGGAGGGTCTGGACACCGTCGAGGCCAACCTCGCGCTCGGTCTGCCGGTCGACTCCCGGGACTACGGTGTCGCCGCCGGGATATTCCACGACCTGGGCGTGAACTCGGTCCGCCTGATGTCCAACAATCCGCGCAAGCGTGAGGCGCTGCTGCGGCACGGCATCAAGGTCGCCGAGACGGTACCGCTGCTCATCACGCCGTGCGAGAGCAACATCACCTATCTGCGCACCAAGCGGGAGCGGCTGGACCACGTCCTGCCCCACCTGGACGCGGTGGCCCACCTGTCCTGA
- a CDS encoding MFS transporter: MSVPAEAVGQPKKAATAAWIGSALEYYDFFIYGSAAALIFPKVFFDESDPATATLLSLATFGVAYAARPVGALFLGHFGDRVGRKKIMVFTLILMGLSTFLIGCLPSRHQVGTLAPVLLVLCRVLQGISAAGEQASANSMSLEHAPAHRRGFFTSFTLSGTQGGQLLATLVFLPVAALPEDQLLSWGWRVPFWLSVAVAVVGFVIRRKLDETPAFEQQAASEGVPKLPLVVLLREHWADVLRVIGGALIASVSTIFTVWALAYATSDAVGMSRSSMLWVGALANLVALAAIPLWATLSDRIGRRPVFLIGAAGSAVTMFLYLWAISTGNYPLTLLLGIVAFGVVYSAANGVWPSFYGEMFSTRVRLSGMAIGTQIGFAVAGFAVTFAARIAGPDGTDWSSVALFTAALCVPPLIAALTARETHKVPTENLGERSGQEAPRPEKVTA; this comes from the coding sequence GTGTCCGTCCCCGCCGAAGCCGTCGGGCAGCCGAAGAAGGCGGCGACCGCCGCCTGGATCGGCAGCGCCCTGGAGTACTACGACTTCTTCATCTACGGCAGTGCCGCAGCCCTGATCTTCCCGAAGGTGTTCTTCGACGAGTCCGACCCGGCCACCGCGACCCTGCTGTCGCTGGCCACGTTCGGTGTCGCCTACGCGGCCCGGCCGGTCGGCGCGCTCTTCCTCGGGCATTTCGGCGACCGGGTCGGCCGTAAGAAGATCATGGTCTTCACGCTGATTCTGATGGGCCTGTCGACGTTCCTCATCGGCTGTCTGCCGAGCCGCCACCAGGTCGGCACCCTCGCCCCGGTCCTGTTGGTCCTGTGCCGCGTCCTCCAGGGCATCTCCGCGGCCGGTGAGCAGGCCAGCGCCAACTCCATGAGCCTGGAACACGCGCCGGCGCACCGACGGGGCTTCTTCACGAGCTTCACGCTCAGCGGCACACAGGGCGGACAGCTGCTCGCCACACTGGTCTTCCTACCGGTCGCGGCGCTGCCCGAGGACCAGTTGCTGTCCTGGGGCTGGCGGGTGCCGTTCTGGCTGAGCGTGGCGGTCGCCGTGGTCGGCTTCGTCATCCGCCGCAAGCTGGACGAGACGCCGGCGTTCGAGCAGCAGGCCGCCTCCGAGGGTGTCCCGAAGCTTCCGCTGGTGGTCCTGCTGCGCGAGCACTGGGCCGATGTGCTCCGGGTGATCGGGGGCGCGCTGATCGCCTCGGTCTCCACGATCTTCACGGTGTGGGCGCTGGCGTACGCCACGAGCGACGCGGTCGGGATGAGCCGTTCCTCGATGCTGTGGGTGGGCGCGCTGGCCAACCTCGTCGCGCTCGCCGCGATCCCGCTGTGGGCCACGCTGTCGGACCGCATCGGCCGGCGTCCGGTCTTCCTGATCGGCGCGGCGGGCAGCGCGGTGACGATGTTCCTCTACCTCTGGGCGATCTCCACGGGCAACTACCCGCTGACACTGCTGCTCGGCATCGTCGCCTTCGGCGTCGTCTACAGCGCCGCGAACGGGGTCTGGCCGTCCTTCTACGGCGAGATGTTCTCCACCAGGGTCCGGCTGTCGGGCATGGCGATCGGCACGCAGATCGGTTTCGCGGTGGCCGGTTTCGCGGTCACCTTCGCGGCACGGATCGCGGGCCCCGACGGCACCGACTGGTCCTCGGTGGCGCTCTTCACCGCGGCCCTGTGCGTCCCCCCGTTGATCGCCGCCCTGACGGCCCGCGAGACCCACAAGGTCCCCACGGAGAACCTCGGCGAACGCTCCGGTCAGGAGGCGCCGCGCCCGGAGAAGGTGACGGCCTGA
- a CDS encoding TetR/AcrR family transcriptional regulator gives MTSVDEPARPNGRIRDAARTQAEILDVATQEFARAGYDGARVDEIAARTRTTKRMIYYYFGGKEQLFTAVLERAYTVIREAEQELDVEHLDPVAAIRRLAEVTFDHHEQHPDFIRLVSIENIHGAEHIAASEKLGKIGSPALDVIRRILASGQESGLFTADVDAVDLHAMISSFCFFRVANRHTFGALFGRDLVAAEQREHYRTMLGDMVIAYLTADRAAE, from the coding sequence ATGACCAGCGTCGACGAACCGGCACGACCGAACGGGCGGATCCGCGACGCCGCCCGCACCCAGGCCGAGATCCTCGACGTGGCGACCCAGGAGTTCGCGCGGGCCGGCTACGACGGGGCCCGCGTCGACGAGATCGCCGCCCGCACCCGCACCACCAAGCGGATGATCTACTACTACTTCGGCGGCAAGGAACAGCTGTTCACGGCCGTCCTGGAGCGGGCGTACACCGTGATCCGCGAGGCCGAGCAGGAGCTGGACGTCGAGCACCTGGACCCGGTCGCGGCGATCCGGCGCCTGGCCGAGGTGACCTTCGACCACCATGAGCAGCACCCGGACTTCATCCGCCTGGTCAGCATCGAGAACATCCACGGGGCCGAGCACATCGCCGCCTCCGAGAAGCTCGGGAAGATCGGCTCGCCCGCGCTCGACGTGATCCGCCGCATCCTGGCCTCGGGGCAGGAGTCCGGTCTGTTCACCGCCGACGTGGACGCGGTCGACCTGCACGCGATGATCAGTTCGTTCTGCTTCTTCCGGGTCGCCAACCGGCACACCTTCGGCGCGCTGTTCGGGCGTGATCTGGTCGCCGCCGAGCAGCGGGAGCACTACCGGACCATGTTGGGAGACATGGTGATCGCCTACCTGACGGCGGACCGCGCGGCGGAGTGA